The Halosimplex litoreum genome has a window encoding:
- the hisH gene encoding imidazole glycerol phosphate synthase subunit HisH — MNTRATAAEVVVVDYGLGNLRSVTRGLERAGAAVELSDDPGDFAGADGIVLPGVGAFSEGMDNAGPFRDALVEQAEAGTPLFGICLGMQMLLTTSEEAEREGQGDVEGLDLVPGRNVRFRGDLKVPHMGWNELDVTREHPIVEGVNGDHAYFVHSYYAEPDDDAAVVATTDYGTDFASIVANERGTVFGTQFHPEKSGETGLAILRNFVDICVDGL; from the coding sequence ATGAACACGCGAGCGACTGCGGCCGAGGTCGTCGTGGTCGACTACGGGCTGGGGAACCTCCGCAGCGTCACGCGCGGGCTCGAACGCGCGGGCGCCGCGGTCGAGCTCAGCGACGACCCCGGCGACTTCGCCGGCGCCGACGGGATCGTCCTCCCGGGCGTCGGCGCCTTCTCCGAGGGCATGGACAACGCCGGCCCCTTCCGCGACGCCCTGGTCGAACAGGCCGAGGCCGGAACCCCCCTGTTCGGCATCTGTCTCGGCATGCAGATGCTGCTCACCACCAGCGAGGAGGCCGAACGCGAGGGCCAGGGCGACGTCGAGGGGCTGGACCTCGTCCCGGGCCGCAACGTCCGCTTTCGGGGCGACCTGAAGGTGCCCCACATGGGCTGGAACGAACTCGACGTGACTCGCGAGCACCCGATCGTCGAAGGGGTAAACGGCGACCACGCCTACTTCGTCCACTCCTACTACGCCGAGCCCGACGACGACGCGGCGGTAGTCGCCACCACCGACTACGGGACCGACTTCGCCTCGATCGTCGCGAACGAACGGGGCACCGTCTTCGGCACCCAGTTCCACCCCGAGAAATCGGGCGAGACCGGGCTGGCCATCCTGCGCAACTTCGTCGACATCTGCGTCGACGGGCTCTGA